From a single Mycolicibacterium mengxianglii genomic region:
- a CDS encoding hemerythrin domain-containing protein has protein sequence MGNPNELGREMAMVHRMFRREFGLAPGVVRRVRPGDPARAAVVAGHLRLVGTLLHHHHAGEDEQIWPLLLDRAALNVARIRDVERQHRDVELARAVMADALDKWCQSADAHARERLATTLESLNATLVEHMDYEERHVVPPMEQHVERAEWDRVIQAMAAGIEPNDLLLTLGMTTYEGDADTIERTFANMPPALGPSPRTAAEAAYARHAEVVHGTATPPRTAELRR, from the coding sequence TTGGGCAACCCAAACGAGCTGGGCCGGGAGATGGCGATGGTCCACCGCATGTTCCGTCGCGAGTTCGGCCTGGCACCTGGCGTCGTGCGGCGCGTTCGTCCTGGCGACCCCGCCCGGGCGGCAGTCGTCGCCGGGCACCTTCGCTTGGTCGGCACCCTCCTACACCACCACCACGCCGGCGAGGACGAACAGATCTGGCCGCTGCTTCTCGACCGCGCTGCGCTGAACGTCGCCCGCATTCGCGACGTCGAGCGGCAGCACCGCGACGTCGAGCTGGCTCGGGCCGTCATGGCCGACGCGCTCGACAAGTGGTGCCAGAGCGCGGATGCCCACGCCAGGGAGCGTCTGGCGACGACCCTGGAGTCGCTCAACGCCACGCTGGTCGAGCACATGGATTACGAAGAACGCCACGTCGTCCCGCCGATGGAACAGCACGTTGAACGGGCCGAGTGGGACCGCGTCATTCAGGCCATGGCGGCCGGTATCGAGCCGAACGACCTGCTGCTCACGCTCGGCATGACCACCTACGAAGGGGATGCCGACACCATCGAACGCACCTTTGCGAACATGCCGCCCGCACTCGGACCGTCGCCGCGCACGGCGGCGGAGGCCGCCTACGCCCGTCACGCGGAAGTCGTCCACGGCACCGCCACTCCACCGCGCACTGCAGAACTCAGGAGATGA
- a CDS encoding MFS transporter produces MTFANAVGTPSSVLERLPVTWWHWRLVVLVGIGTFFDLYEVFLGGVLAPILAVEFGLGTAGKALVLAAGFAGMFVGANALSILADRLGRRRIFILNMLIYSLFTFTAALSPNIEVFLVLRFLAGIGLGAELVLVDSYLAEMMPARVRGRMTAWAYTIGFLGVPLAALLGGQFVARHEVLGIDGWRWLLLLGGFGAVLALGVRPMLPESPRWLESRGRYNEARDVVKSVVARVAPNTFVPQTPAHAGCAVSDEAPSVAEVLRIAFRNYRSRSVMLIIFQILQTVAYHGFGTLAPLVLIDKGFHITESLGYAALSFAGYPIGSLLSVPLVERFERKYLIISSALGIAVFGLIMAAAEQVPVIIVAGFLLTAVSNLFAAALHIYQAEIFPTVIRSTASGVAYSLSRATSVVLPFVAVPALAAFGPVAVFSGSAVLIVLLCLDVAVLGPRSTGLQLETVQKMD; encoded by the coding sequence ATGACGTTCGCGAACGCGGTAGGCACCCCATCGTCGGTGCTGGAACGGCTTCCAGTCACCTGGTGGCATTGGCGGCTTGTGGTCCTGGTCGGGATCGGCACGTTCTTCGATCTCTACGAGGTGTTCCTCGGCGGCGTCCTGGCTCCGATACTGGCTGTTGAATTCGGTCTGGGTACTGCGGGCAAGGCATTGGTGCTCGCCGCCGGCTTCGCCGGAATGTTCGTGGGTGCCAACGCCTTGTCGATATTGGCTGACCGGCTGGGTCGTCGACGCATCTTCATCCTCAACATGCTGATCTACTCGCTGTTCACCTTCACCGCCGCCCTCTCCCCGAATATCGAGGTGTTCTTGGTGCTTCGCTTCCTCGCCGGCATCGGGCTGGGCGCGGAACTGGTGCTGGTCGACTCCTATCTGGCGGAGATGATGCCTGCGCGCGTTCGTGGCCGCATGACGGCGTGGGCGTACACCATCGGGTTTCTCGGTGTGCCGCTGGCGGCTTTGCTCGGCGGCCAATTCGTCGCCCGCCACGAGGTCTTGGGCATCGACGGGTGGCGGTGGCTATTGCTGCTCGGCGGCTTCGGAGCGGTACTCGCGTTGGGGGTGCGCCCGATGCTGCCGGAGTCGCCCCGCTGGTTGGAAAGCCGCGGTCGCTACAACGAAGCGCGGGACGTGGTCAAGTCTGTGGTGGCCAGGGTTGCGCCGAACACTTTCGTGCCACAGACGCCCGCGCACGCCGGCTGCGCCGTCAGCGACGAAGCCCCGAGTGTCGCCGAGGTGCTGCGTATCGCGTTTCGAAACTACCGGTCACGCAGCGTCATGCTGATCATTTTCCAGATCCTGCAGACCGTCGCCTACCACGGCTTCGGAACGCTGGCCCCACTTGTTCTCATCGACAAGGGATTTCACATTACCGAGTCCCTGGGGTATGCGGCGCTGAGCTTCGCCGGCTATCCGATCGGATCGTTGTTGTCGGTGCCCCTGGTGGAGCGCTTCGAACGCAAGTATCTGATCATCTCCTCGGCGCTGGGCATTGCCGTTTTCGGACTGATCATGGCTGCGGCAGAACAGGTGCCGGTGATCATCGTCGCCGGCTTTCTGCTCACCGCGGTATCGAACCTGTTCGCCGCCGCACTACATATCTATCAGGCCGAGATCTTTCCGACCGTGATCCGCAGTACGGCCAGCGGCGTCGCGTATTCGTTGTCTCGCGCGACATCGGTGGTGCTGCCCTTCGTCGCAGTGCCGGCGTTGGCAGCGTTCGGCCCGGTGGCGGTGTTCTCCGGCTCGGCAGTGCTGATTGTGTTGCTATGTCTTGACGTCGCCGTCCTTGGTCCCCGCAGCACGGGCCTGCAGCTGGAAACGGTACAGAAGATGGACTAG
- a CDS encoding plasma-membrane proton-efflux P-type ATPase: MPLAQLLAELDTSAQGLTTAEAQQRQQRYGANEIAERRRNPVLTFLGYFWAPIPWMIEAALLLSLLARHWADAAIIAVLLVMNGLVGFIEEHQAANAIDALKQRLATSARALRDGVWVTLELRDLVPGDVVRVRLGDVVPADLRVLDDATVEVDQSALTGESLAVSRSRGQVLYSGSVLVRGETDALVYATGASSFMGRTTSLVQTAGTVSHFQRAVLRIGNYLIALSAALVLLTVVVSLIRGNPVLQTLEFALVVTIASVPVALPAVLSVTMAVGARKLARHQAVVSHLPAVEELGGVDVLCSDKTGTLTENRLTVAASWVAPDVDDADLLRTAAAASRAEDNDPIDMAVLGTVGQAPPAVVEDFTPFDPVSKRTEATVRGDDGRSVKVSKGAPQVISALCAHDPATGQVGEVVERFADRGYRSLGVARTDGDGNWRLIGVVALADPPRSDSPATIRAAQQLGVEVKMVTGDQVAIGREIASQVGLGDHIVDAAALGTATDDDALAAQVAAADGFAQVFPEHKYRIVRLLQARGHIVGMTGDGVNDAPALKQADAGIAVAGATEAARAAADVVLLAPGLSVIVDAIRQAREIFARMTSYATYRIAETIRVLLLITLAIVVLNFFPVTAVMIVFLALLNDAAILTIAYDHVRGSNEPVAWDMRRVLTIATTLGVMGVVETFLLLAVADNIFGLDEDLIRTLIYLKLSVSGHLTVFVTRSREAFWSRPAPAPVLLVAVIGTQLIATLIAVYGVLMTPLGWAWAGVVWGYALIWFLVEDRVKLAAQHWLDRHPARSGSARPVSH, translated from the coding sequence ATGCCACTTGCGCAGCTACTGGCTGAGTTGGACACCTCGGCGCAGGGGTTGACCACGGCCGAGGCGCAGCAACGACAGCAGCGGTACGGAGCCAACGAGATCGCCGAGCGCCGCCGCAATCCGGTGCTGACGTTCCTCGGATATTTCTGGGCGCCGATCCCGTGGATGATCGAGGCGGCGCTGCTGCTGTCACTGCTCGCGCGGCATTGGGCCGACGCGGCGATCATCGCTGTGCTGCTGGTGATGAACGGGTTGGTCGGCTTCATCGAGGAACACCAGGCGGCCAACGCCATCGACGCGCTCAAACAGCGTCTGGCCACCTCGGCGCGGGCACTGCGGGACGGCGTGTGGGTGACCCTGGAGCTGCGGGATCTGGTGCCCGGGGATGTGGTGCGGGTTCGACTGGGCGACGTGGTGCCCGCCGATCTGCGGGTGCTCGACGACGCGACGGTCGAGGTGGACCAGTCCGCGCTGACGGGGGAGTCGCTTGCGGTGTCCCGCAGCCGAGGTCAGGTGCTGTACTCGGGGTCGGTGCTCGTGCGGGGTGAAACCGACGCGCTCGTCTACGCGACCGGCGCATCGTCGTTCATGGGGCGCACGACTTCACTGGTGCAGACCGCGGGCACGGTCAGCCACTTCCAACGCGCGGTGCTGCGTATCGGCAACTACCTCATCGCGCTGTCGGCGGCCCTGGTGCTGTTGACGGTCGTGGTGTCGCTGATCCGCGGCAATCCGGTGCTGCAGACGCTGGAGTTCGCCCTGGTCGTCACGATTGCGTCGGTGCCCGTCGCGCTCCCCGCGGTGCTGTCGGTCACCATGGCCGTCGGCGCCCGGAAACTGGCCCGACACCAGGCCGTCGTCAGTCACCTGCCCGCGGTCGAGGAACTCGGTGGGGTGGATGTGCTGTGTTCGGACAAGACCGGCACGCTGACCGAGAACCGCCTGACGGTGGCGGCGTCCTGGGTGGCACCCGATGTCGATGACGCCGACCTGCTGCGGACCGCGGCCGCGGCGTCGCGAGCCGAGGACAACGACCCCATCGACATGGCGGTGTTGGGGACCGTCGGCCAAGCGCCCCCGGCCGTCGTCGAGGATTTCACCCCGTTCGATCCGGTCAGCAAGCGCACCGAGGCGACGGTGCGCGGCGACGACGGTCGTTCCGTCAAGGTCAGCAAGGGTGCCCCGCAGGTCATCAGTGCGCTGTGTGCGCACGACCCCGCAACCGGTCAGGTAGGTGAGGTGGTCGAGCGGTTCGCCGACCGCGGGTACCGGTCCTTGGGTGTGGCCCGCACCGACGGCGACGGAAACTGGCGCCTCATCGGTGTGGTGGCACTGGCCGACCCGCCCCGGAGCGACTCCCCGGCGACCATTCGTGCGGCGCAGCAACTCGGCGTCGAGGTCAAAATGGTCACCGGCGATCAGGTCGCCATCGGCCGCGAGATCGCCAGCCAGGTCGGTTTGGGTGACCACATCGTGGACGCCGCCGCGCTGGGCACCGCCACCGACGACGACGCGTTGGCGGCGCAGGTGGCCGCGGCCGACGGCTTCGCCCAGGTGTTTCCCGAGCACAAATACCGCATCGTGCGGCTGCTGCAGGCGCGCGGTCACATCGTCGGGATGACGGGTGACGGGGTCAACGACGCGCCGGCCCTGAAACAAGCCGACGCCGGCATCGCGGTGGCCGGGGCGACCGAGGCCGCCCGCGCCGCCGCCGACGTCGTGCTTCTTGCCCCGGGACTGTCGGTGATCGTGGACGCGATCCGGCAGGCCAGAGAGATCTTCGCCCGGATGACCAGTTACGCCACCTACCGGATCGCCGAGACCATCCGGGTGCTGCTCCTGATCACCTTGGCGATCGTGGTCCTGAACTTCTTTCCGGTCACCGCGGTGATGATTGTGTTCCTGGCACTGCTCAACGACGCCGCCATCCTGACAATCGCCTACGACCATGTTCGCGGCTCGAACGAACCGGTCGCCTGGGACATGCGTCGGGTGCTCACCATCGCCACCACGCTGGGCGTGATGGGCGTCGTCGAGACCTTCTTGCTGTTGGCGGTCGCGGACAACATCTTCGGGCTCGACGAAGACCTGATCCGCACTCTGATCTACCTGAAGTTGTCGGTCTCGGGCCACCTGACGGTGTTCGTCACCCGCAGCCGCGAGGCGTTCTGGTCGCGGCCGGCGCCCGCGCCGGTACTGCTCGTCGCCGTGATCGGCACCCAGCTGATCGCCACTCTGATCGCGGTCTACGGAGTGTTGATGACCCCGCTGGGCTGGGCGTGGGCCGGAGTCGTATGGGGTTATGCCCTGATCTGGTTCCTCGTCGAAGATCGGGTCAAGCTCGCCGCGCAGCACTGGTTGGACCGCCATCCCGCCCGATCGGGATCGGCCCGGCCCGTCTCGCACTGA
- a CDS encoding indolepyruvate ferredoxin oxidoreductase family protein: MTDLADNPIPAEFDLASRYSASSGPVLLTGVQAIARQLVEQHVRDRRAGTRVATFVSGYQGSPLAGLDKLLAGLDVLKTAHDVHLVPGVNEELAATSVWGSQLELPKGTRTHDGVVGVWYGKGPGLDRASDAFRHAAMYGAHPTGGALAYVGDDPSAKSSTVPAASERSLAALSMPIFFPRNAEEIIAFGLYGVALSRASGCWSAMKIVADVADGLWTLDRDFSDFTITVPTIEWEGRPWTYRQRVMAAPADSLLAEADLYGPRWATVEAFNAANPIDSIEIDPADARLGIVAVGTAYDSVRQALTDLGLAESDLLKAGIRIMRVGMPYPLGAGKVRQLAAGVEQVLAVEDKTAFVELQVKDVLYGQHRAPAVLGKRDLSGRPLIPADGELTAARLIGPLRKILADRVPMTAPPPPPLSLTVLPARRSAYFCSGCPHNRSTAVPSGSLAGGGIGCHAMVTMSSRTDSQVTGLTQMGGEGAQWIGQAPYTDVAHIFQNIGDGTYFHSGQLAVQANVAAETNITYKILYNSAVAMTGAQDAEAGLSVPELTHKLAAEGVIKIIVCAEEPERHRGASFAPGVTLWHRDRLDEAQRILRDVKGVTVLIYDQQCAAEARRKRKRGNLPVRRTRVVINEAVCEGCGDCGVKSNCLSVQPVDTEFGRKTRIDQTSCNTDYSCLDGQCPSFVTVEVPEKRSATIKATPTPPRVADPAITPIRTTHDVFLAGIGGTGIVTVNQVLGMAALRAGLHVDGLDQIGLSQKAGPVTSHLRLSSRPTSSNRISPGGADCVLAFDLLTAADSKNLSYGNAEQTITVASTSRTPTGAMVYDGSITYPDNDDLLDRLGTHARRVVALDALAAAQTLFANTAAANFLVIGAAYQSGALPIPAAAIEEAITINGVAVQANQAAFRWGRVAVADPTAFREVTVAASPERRSDTAAPVHLLANSPVTGETRTIMERCAANLVAYQGDRTATRYIATVDAAWERERALTNRTDFSSAVAANLHKFLAYKDEYEVARMLTDPAFVDSLQTEVPGGAKLTYMLHPPTMKALGRTKKIGFGPRSHGVLKLLAKGKVLRGTPFDPFGYAHVRKVERHLVAHYEAMVADLTDTLTLETFDTAVAAASAPDVVRGYEDVKLRNVATYVTRLNALGIDSAALNI, from the coding sequence ATGACCGACCTGGCTGACAACCCGATCCCCGCCGAGTTCGACCTCGCTTCTCGCTACTCGGCCAGCTCCGGGCCGGTGCTCCTGACCGGTGTGCAGGCGATCGCGCGCCAGTTGGTGGAACAGCACGTGCGGGACCGGCGGGCGGGCACCCGCGTCGCCACCTTCGTCTCCGGGTACCAGGGCAGTCCACTGGCCGGCCTCGACAAGCTGCTGGCCGGTCTCGACGTACTGAAGACCGCGCACGACGTACACCTGGTTCCCGGCGTCAACGAGGAACTGGCCGCAACGTCGGTGTGGGGCAGCCAGCTGGAACTGCCCAAGGGAACACGCACCCACGACGGGGTCGTCGGCGTCTGGTACGGCAAGGGACCCGGCCTGGACCGGGCCAGTGATGCGTTCCGGCATGCCGCGATGTACGGCGCGCACCCGACGGGCGGGGCGCTGGCCTATGTCGGTGACGACCCCTCCGCCAAATCGTCGACGGTGCCCGCCGCGAGCGAACGGTCGTTGGCCGCGCTCTCGATGCCGATCTTCTTCCCCCGCAATGCTGAAGAGATCATCGCCTTCGGCCTCTACGGCGTTGCGCTGTCCCGGGCGTCCGGGTGCTGGTCCGCGATGAAGATCGTCGCCGACGTCGCAGACGGGCTCTGGACGCTCGACCGTGACTTCAGCGACTTCACCATCACCGTGCCGACCATCGAGTGGGAGGGCAGGCCGTGGACCTACCGCCAGCGCGTCATGGCAGCACCAGCCGACAGCCTGCTCGCCGAAGCCGACCTGTACGGGCCCCGCTGGGCGACGGTCGAGGCCTTCAACGCGGCCAACCCCATCGACTCCATCGAGATCGACCCGGCAGACGCGCGGCTCGGCATCGTCGCCGTCGGGACTGCCTACGACTCGGTGCGCCAGGCCCTGACCGACCTGGGTCTGGCCGAGTCCGACCTGCTCAAGGCAGGCATCCGCATCATGCGCGTCGGCATGCCGTACCCGCTTGGCGCGGGCAAAGTGCGGCAACTCGCGGCAGGAGTCGAACAGGTCCTGGCCGTGGAGGACAAGACCGCATTCGTCGAGTTGCAAGTCAAAGACGTGCTGTACGGCCAACATCGTGCCCCCGCCGTGCTCGGCAAACGGGACCTGAGCGGACGACCGCTCATTCCGGCCGACGGCGAACTGACCGCAGCGCGCCTCATCGGGCCCCTTCGCAAGATCCTCGCCGACCGCGTGCCGATGACCGCGCCGCCGCCCCCGCCGTTGTCACTCACAGTGCTGCCCGCCAGGCGCAGCGCCTACTTCTGTTCCGGTTGCCCACACAACCGGTCCACCGCGGTCCCGTCCGGCTCGCTCGCCGGAGGCGGCATCGGCTGCCATGCCATGGTCACGATGTCGTCGCGGACGGACTCCCAGGTCACCGGTCTGACCCAGATGGGCGGCGAAGGGGCGCAGTGGATCGGACAGGCGCCCTACACCGACGTGGCGCACATATTCCAAAACATCGGTGATGGAACGTATTTCCACTCGGGCCAGCTCGCGGTGCAGGCCAACGTCGCGGCCGAGACGAACATCACCTACAAGATCCTGTACAACTCCGCCGTCGCGATGACCGGTGCCCAAGACGCCGAGGCGGGATTGTCGGTTCCCGAACTCACGCACAAACTCGCCGCCGAGGGCGTCATCAAGATCATCGTGTGCGCCGAGGAACCCGAGCGGCACCGTGGCGCGTCCTTCGCTCCGGGGGTCACCCTCTGGCACCGAGACCGCCTCGATGAGGCGCAACGGATTCTGCGCGACGTCAAGGGCGTCACCGTCCTGATCTACGACCAGCAATGTGCCGCCGAGGCCCGCCGGAAACGCAAGCGCGGCAACCTTCCCGTGCGCCGGACCCGCGTCGTGATCAACGAGGCCGTCTGCGAGGGCTGCGGCGACTGCGGCGTCAAGAGCAATTGCCTGTCGGTGCAGCCCGTCGACACCGAATTCGGCCGCAAGACGCGGATCGATCAGACCTCGTGCAACACCGACTACTCCTGTCTCGACGGGCAGTGCCCGTCGTTCGTGACCGTCGAGGTGCCCGAAAAGCGTTCCGCGACAATCAAGGCGACACCTACACCGCCGCGCGTCGCCGATCCGGCCATCACGCCGATCAGAACGACGCATGACGTGTTCCTCGCCGGCATCGGCGGCACCGGCATCGTCACGGTCAACCAGGTACTCGGCATGGCTGCGCTGCGTGCCGGACTGCACGTCGACGGGCTCGACCAGATCGGGTTGAGCCAGAAGGCCGGGCCTGTGACATCGCATCTGCGGCTGAGCAGCCGCCCGACGTCCTCGAACCGCATCAGCCCCGGTGGCGCCGACTGCGTACTGGCGTTCGATCTACTCACCGCCGCCGATTCGAAGAACCTGAGTTACGGCAACGCGGAGCAGACGATCACCGTCGCCTCCACCAGCAGGACGCCCACCGGTGCGATGGTGTACGACGGCTCGATCACTTACCCCGACAACGACGATCTGCTGGATCGGCTCGGCACGCATGCCCGACGGGTCGTCGCCCTCGATGCGTTGGCCGCCGCACAGACGCTGTTCGCCAACACCGCTGCCGCCAACTTTCTGGTGATCGGCGCCGCCTATCAGTCCGGTGCGCTGCCCATTCCCGCTGCCGCGATCGAAGAAGCCATCACGATAAACGGCGTTGCGGTACAAGCCAATCAGGCCGCGTTCCGGTGGGGTCGGGTCGCCGTGGCCGACCCCACGGCGTTCCGCGAGGTCACCGTCGCCGCCTCACCGGAACGCCGCAGCGACACCGCCGCGCCGGTGCACCTCTTGGCTAACTCGCCGGTGACCGGCGAGACGCGGACGATCATGGAGCGCTGCGCCGCCAATCTGGTTGCCTATCAGGGTGATCGGACAGCTACCCGCTACATTGCCACCGTCGATGCCGCCTGGGAGCGCGAACGGGCGCTCACGAACCGCACGGACTTCTCGTCGGCGGTCGCGGCGAACCTGCACAAGTTCCTCGCCTACAAGGACGAGTACGAGGTTGCGCGCATGTTGACCGATCCGGCGTTCGTCGACTCGCTGCAGACCGAGGTACCCGGCGGGGCCAAACTCACCTACATGCTGCACCCACCCACCATGAAGGCGTTGGGACGCACGAAGAAGATCGGCTTCGGACCACGCTCGCACGGTGTGCTCAAGCTGCTCGCGAAGGGCAAAGTGCTGCGAGGCACCCCGTTCGACCCGTTCGGGTATGCGCACGTGCGCAAGGTCGAGCGTCACCTGGTGGCCCACTACGAGGCCATGGTGGCCGATCTGACCGACACGCTCACCCTCGAGACGTTCGACACCGCGGTGGCGGCGGCATCGGCACCGGATGTCGTCCGCGGCTACGAGGATGTGAAGTTGCGCAATGTCGCCACCTACGTGACTCGGCTGAACGCACTGGGCATCGACTCGGCGGCGCTGAACATCTGA
- a CDS encoding Lrp/AsnC family transcriptional regulator, whose product MISMDRLDLEILRRLSDDARTGVVELSSALGVSRNTVQSRVRRLEESGVLTGYQPRIDLAKAGVAVQAFVALEINQVGMSSVVNGLAQIPQVLEVHATTGREDLLVRVATSTQAELQELVVGILAIPGVVHSSTTLALTTPLPYRVIPLLDEATRDAGWGRSTPKP is encoded by the coding sequence ATGATCAGCATGGACCGGCTCGACCTGGAAATCCTGCGCAGGTTGTCCGACGATGCACGCACAGGTGTGGTCGAACTGTCCTCAGCGCTGGGGGTGTCGCGCAATACCGTGCAGTCGCGGGTGCGCCGGCTGGAAGAGTCGGGCGTGCTGACCGGCTATCAGCCCCGCATTGATCTGGCCAAGGCCGGCGTGGCGGTCCAGGCGTTCGTCGCGTTGGAGATCAACCAGGTCGGGATGTCCTCGGTGGTGAACGGCCTGGCGCAGATCCCGCAGGTGCTCGAGGTGCATGCCACGACGGGACGCGAAGATCTGCTGGTCCGGGTCGCCACCAGCACGCAGGCCGAACTCCAGGAGCTTGTGGTGGGGATCCTCGCCATCCCGGGAGTGGTGCACTCGAGCACCACCCTGGCACTGACCACTCCGTTGCCGTATCGGGTGATCCCGCTACTCGATGAGGCCACCCGCGATGCCGGTTGGGGACGTTCGACGCCGAAGCCCTGA
- a CDS encoding GAF and ANTAR domain-containing protein, giving the protein MSSATQNGNAATVPAAHHQAAEDDTDLRESLAGLSQLTLGSTGLAEMLTHVADFAARAIPGADGAGLTLVHDEAPNTVVASAEFVREVDAIQYRLGEGPCVTAALEGRTIRSGSLSGEKAWPRFGPRVGRLGVHSVLSLPLTSAAGIVGALNVYAHAKHAFDERASQLGELFAIPAGISVHTAQQLDKARRVAGQLQSALSSRAVIDQAVGIVMSRSGCAAVEAFDKLRVISQTEHRKLADVAQQVVEEAVRRARARHTGQ; this is encoded by the coding sequence ATGAGCTCAGCTACACAGAACGGTAACGCCGCCACCGTCCCAGCGGCGCATCACCAGGCAGCCGAAGACGACACCGATCTACGCGAAAGTCTCGCCGGGCTGTCCCAACTGACCTTGGGCAGTACCGGGCTGGCGGAGATGTTGACCCACGTCGCGGACTTCGCCGCCCGTGCGATCCCGGGCGCCGACGGTGCCGGACTGACACTGGTGCACGACGAAGCGCCCAACACGGTGGTGGCCAGCGCGGAGTTTGTGCGCGAAGTCGACGCCATTCAGTACCGGCTCGGCGAAGGCCCGTGCGTCACGGCCGCTCTAGAAGGCCGCACCATCCGCTCCGGGTCGCTGAGCGGGGAAAAGGCATGGCCTCGCTTTGGACCTCGCGTTGGGCGGCTCGGAGTGCACAGCGTGCTGTCGCTTCCACTGACAAGCGCTGCGGGCATAGTCGGGGCCCTCAATGTGTACGCCCACGCCAAGCACGCTTTCGACGAGCGCGCGAGCCAGCTCGGGGAACTGTTTGCCATCCCTGCCGGGATCTCCGTGCACACCGCCCAACAGCTGGACAAAGCACGGCGGGTCGCCGGCCAGCTGCAGTCGGCGCTGTCCAGTCGCGCAGTAATCGATCAGGCGGTCGGCATCGTCATGAGTCGCAGCGGCTGCGCGGCAGTTGAAGCGTTCGACAAGCTGCGGGTCATCAGTCAGACCGAGCACCGCAAACTGGCCGACGTCGCCCAACAAGTCGTCGAGGAGGCAGTGCGACGGGCCCGCGCCCGCCACACCGGACAGTGA
- a CDS encoding PhoU domain-containing protein — MHDTYGSQLTELSTQLGHMAGLASAALRRATQAVLSADAALAQQVSRDHEQIAGMSLRAQRAAFTLLTVQAPVVCDLRAIVSTIQIGADLNGMGSLALHIADIARRRHPEHAVPVEMRCHVDQMGRLAAELGGKTQTVLLPGGPHETATIHAGHATMDALHRQLSTIVMGGPVWKHGVTAAVDVTLLSRYYEHFGGHAVEVARRVTTQSTGASPDQQHLATVGGIKG, encoded by the coding sequence ATGCACGACACCTACGGCAGTCAGCTCACCGAACTCTCCACACAGCTCGGGCACATGGCCGGGCTGGCCTCGGCTGCGCTGCGACGTGCCACCCAAGCTGTGCTGTCGGCCGATGCGGCGCTGGCCCAACAGGTAAGCCGCGACCACGAACAGATCGCCGGGATGAGCCTGCGCGCACAGCGGGCGGCGTTCACACTCCTGACGGTGCAGGCCCCCGTGGTCTGCGACTTACGCGCCATCGTCAGCACAATCCAGATTGGTGCCGACCTCAACGGGATGGGATCCCTGGCCCTACACATCGCCGACATCGCCCGCCGCCGCCATCCTGAGCATGCGGTTCCTGTTGAGATGAGGTGCCATGTCGACCAAATGGGAAGACTCGCTGCCGAATTAGGCGGCAAGACCCAAACGGTACTGCTCCCCGGCGGGCCGCACGAAACCGCCACGATCCACGCTGGCCACGCCACGATGGATGCCCTGCACCGGCAGCTGTCCACCATCGTGATGGGCGGTCCCGTCTGGAAACACGGCGTCACCGCTGCCGTCGACGTGACGTTGCTCAGCCGGTACTACGAACACTTCGGCGGCCACGCTGTCGAGGTGGCCCGCCGGGTCACCACGCAATCAACCGGCGCAAGCCCCGATCAGCAGCATCTCGCCACGGTTGGTGGGATAAAGGGTTGA